A stretch of Equus przewalskii isolate Varuska chromosome 11, EquPr2, whole genome shotgun sequence DNA encodes these proteins:
- the DEPDC7 gene encoding DEP domain-containing protein 7, whose protein sequence is MATVRQKAAALDLAARHSPAQRPPGFSVAQKPFGATYVWSSIINTLQTQVEVKRRRHHLKRHNDCFVGSEAVDVIFSHLTQNKYFGDVDIPRAKVVRVCQALMDYRVFEAVPTRVFGKDKKPTFEDSSCSLYRFTTIANQDSQLGKENALCSPSRYADPLCKSSDIKSASLEDLWENLSLKPACSPQVSVSAALSPRVINEVWQEETVGRLLQLIDLPFLDSLLKPQEVIPQVPQPMGQPDLVNNSNCLDWQILKAYGDSQEDEWLSAAIDCLEYLPDQTVVNISRNFPEQPDSTDLVKELLFEAIGRHYSRREPLLRHLCDVHNGIAELLVNGKTEIALEATQLFLKLLDSQNREEFRRLLYFMAVAAHPSEFKLRKESDNRMVVKRIFSKAIVDNKNLSKGKTDLLVLFLMDHQKDVFKIPGTLHKIVSVKLMAIQKGRDPNRDTGYVYCQRIDQSDYSDHTRKTTKDELLNLLKTIDEDSKLSAKEKKKLLGQFYKCHPDIFIEYFGN, encoded by the exons GTTTCAGTGTGGCCCAGAAGCCCTTTGGAGCCACATATGTATGGAGCAGTATCATAAACACTCTACAGACACAAGTGGAGGTGAAGAGACGAAGGCACCATTTGAAGAGACACAATGACTGCTTCGTTGGCTCGGAAGCTGTGGATGTCATCTTTTCTCACCTAACTCAGAATAAATACTTTGGTGATGTAGACATTCCTCGGGCCAAAGTGGTGCGCGTGTGTCAGGCACTTATGGACTACAGAGTATTTGAAGCCGTTCCGACCAGagtctttggaaaagacaaaaaacccaCATTTGAAGACAGTAGTTGCAGCCTTTATAGATTCACAACGATCGCTAACCAAGACAGTCAGTTAGGCAAAGAGAACGCACTGTGCTCACCCTCCAG GTATGCAGATCCATTATGTAAGTCATCGGATATCAAATCAGCGAGCTTGGAGGATCTGTGGGAAAACCTGAGTCTAAAGCCGGCCTGCTCGCCTCAGGTCAGCGTGTCTGCGGCCCTGTCTCCCCGCG TTATTAATGAAGTATGGCAAGAGGAAACAGTTGGGCGTCTGCTACAACTTATAGACCTTCCATTTCTTGACTCCTTACTCAAACCGCAAGAGGTTATCCCCCAAGTCCCACAGCCCATGGGGCAGCCTGATTTGGTCAACAACAGTAACTGTCTGGACTGGCAGATTCTCAAGGCTTATGGTGACTCTCA GGAAGATGAGTGGCTCTCTGCAGCAATCGACTGTCTGGAATACCTTCCAGACCAGACGGTGGTGAACATAAGCAGAAACTTTCCTGAGCAACCCGACAGCACAGACCTCGTGAAAGAACTTCTGTTTGAGGCCATCGGCAGACACTACAGCAGGAGGGAGCCTCTGTTACGACACTTATGCGACGTTCACAATGGAATCGCAGAACTCTTGG TGAATGGGAAGACTGAAATAGCCTTAGAAGCTACTCAGCTCTTTCTAAAGCTTTTGGATTCCCAAAATAGAGAAGAATTCAGAAGACTGCTGTATTTCATGGCTGTGGCAGCACACCCTTCTGAATTTAAATTACGTAAAGAA agCGACAACCGAATGGTTGtgaaaaggatattttcaaaagCTATTGTTGACAACAAAAATTTATCCAAAGGCAAAACTGATCTTCTGGTACTGTTTTTAATGGATCatcaaaaagatgtttttaag ATTCCTGGAACACTACATAAAATTGTCAGTGTTAAGCTCATGGCCATTCAGAAGGGAAGAGATCCAAATAGAGACACAG GATATGTTTATTGCCAGAGAATTGATCAAAGTGATTATTCAGACCACACACGGAAGACAACCAAGGATGAGCTTCTGAATTTACTAAAAACGATTGATGAAGATTCAAAACTGTctgccaaagagaagaaaaaattgctAGGTCAGTTCTATAAGTGTCACCCAGATATCTTTATTGAATATTTTGGAAACTGA